A part of Myxococcus landrumus genomic DNA contains:
- a CDS encoding adenosine deaminase has product MNRLLGWAVAVALATSACNGSDEDPPVQRPTEDLTREHMESLRSNPTALATFLREMPKGGDLHSHTSGAITMEKLIQWGAEDGACVHPTTFVASNPCATGTRPLANTTTDRDFYNAVLGAWSMEGFNGPLLAAHQHFFDAFGKYGAVQTDARNDDSYADIISRAGQHNQVYVELMQGFGASTGGRLAVPLFQPTDPWDAATLLARRTQLVALPDFQVALVRQANSIAATLRGSRQLLRCGTPQADPGCDVEVRLLVSANRTAERANVFGQWVYAYELAQLVPEIVGVNLVSPEEHENSLAFYNDEMFALGTLDDFNDNTPGRKKIHVSLHAGELIPGVLKPADQNHLRFHIRNAVKLAHAERIGHGVDVLDETDGEGVVALLKDMREAGVLVEICLSSNKVLLGVSGVDHPLSTYLAENVPVTLATDDSGILRGDITQEYIAAATVQQLDYKRLKQLARASMEHAFLEGDSLWAQRDDFTKRVAACDSDTPGADSLSSTCAGFLTVQKRAALQWKLEGQFALFEKRFAN; this is encoded by the coding sequence ATGAACAGACTCTTGGGATGGGCCGTCGCGGTGGCGCTCGCGACGAGCGCGTGCAATGGAAGTGATGAGGACCCGCCTGTCCAACGACCCACCGAAGACCTCACTCGGGAGCACATGGAGTCGCTCCGGAGCAACCCCACCGCGCTCGCCACCTTCCTGCGTGAGATGCCCAAGGGCGGAGACCTGCACAGCCACACCTCGGGTGCCATCACCATGGAGAAGCTCATCCAGTGGGGGGCCGAGGATGGCGCGTGCGTCCACCCCACCACCTTCGTGGCCAGCAACCCGTGCGCGACCGGGACCCGCCCCCTGGCCAACACGACGACGGACCGCGACTTCTACAACGCGGTGCTCGGTGCCTGGTCCATGGAAGGCTTCAACGGTCCCCTCCTCGCCGCGCATCAGCACTTCTTCGATGCCTTCGGCAAGTACGGCGCGGTGCAAACGGATGCACGCAATGACGACAGCTACGCGGACATCATCTCCCGGGCCGGACAGCACAACCAGGTCTACGTGGAGTTGATGCAAGGATTTGGAGCCTCCACGGGCGGCCGGCTCGCCGTTCCCCTGTTCCAGCCCACGGACCCGTGGGATGCGGCGACGCTGCTCGCCCGGCGCACCCAGCTCGTCGCCCTGCCGGACTTCCAGGTGGCCCTTGTCCGCCAGGCCAACAGCATCGCCGCCACGCTGCGCGGCAGCCGGCAGTTGCTCCGCTGCGGAACGCCCCAGGCGGACCCCGGCTGTGACGTGGAAGTGAGGCTGCTGGTGTCGGCCAACCGCACGGCGGAGCGAGCCAACGTCTTCGGCCAGTGGGTGTATGCCTATGAGCTGGCCCAGCTGGTGCCCGAGATTGTCGGCGTCAACCTGGTCTCCCCCGAGGAGCACGAGAACTCGCTCGCGTTCTACAACGACGAGATGTTCGCCCTGGGGACGCTCGACGACTTCAATGACAATACGCCCGGACGCAAGAAGATCCACGTCTCCCTCCACGCCGGGGAACTCATTCCCGGGGTGCTCAAGCCCGCGGACCAGAATCACCTCCGCTTCCACATCCGCAACGCCGTGAAGCTGGCGCATGCGGAGCGGATCGGCCATGGCGTGGATGTGCTGGATGAAACAGACGGAGAGGGCGTCGTCGCGCTCCTGAAAGACATGCGCGAGGCCGGCGTCCTGGTTGAAATCTGTCTGTCATCAAACAAGGTCCTGCTGGGAGTGTCGGGAGTGGACCACCCCCTGTCCACGTACCTGGCGGAGAACGTCCCCGTCACCCTCGCGACAGATGACTCCGGAATCCTCCGGGGAGACATCACCCAGGAATACATCGCCGCCGCCACCGTCCAGCAGCTCGACTACAAGCGGCTCAAGCAACTGGCTCGCGCCAGCATGGAACATGCCTTCCTGGAGGGAGACAGCCTCTGGGCCCAGCGCGATGATTTCACGAAGCGCGTGGCGGCATGTGACAGCGATACGCCCGGCGCAGACTCCCTGTCGTCCACCTGTGCCGGATTCCTCACCGTCCAGAAGCGCGCTGCCTTGCAGTGGAAGCTCGAGGGCCAGTTCGCCCTTTTTGAGAAACGCTTCGCGAACTGA
- a CDS encoding efflux RND transporter permease subunit, which produces MNFTALFIKRPVVALVVNLLLIIAGLQAIRSLNVRQYPQSENADITVTTVYVGANADLVRGFITTPLERAIASADGIDYLESQSTQGVSIIRARLKLNYDSNRALSEISAKVDQVRGDLPPEAQVPVLNIESAESQAAVAYLSFSSEFLKQHEITDYLTRVVQPRLSSVTGVQRADILGARTFAMRVWMKPDRMAALNISPAQVRQALAANNHLAAVGQTKGALVQVNLTTDTDLHTVEEFRQLIVRREGDAVVRLSDIADVVLGAEDYDSDVAFAGQTAVFIGIWVLPHSNALDVLKDVRVEMESLQRELPKQLEAKIAFDGTTYISSAIDEVVKTLVETLVIVVIIIFLFLGSVRSILIPIVAIPVSLIGTVFLMQVFGFTVNLLTLLAIVLSVGLVVDDAIVVVENVEHHLREGLSPVEAALKSARELVGPIIAMTVTLAAVYAPIAFQGGLTGSLFREFALTLAGAVTLSGVVALTLSPMMSASLLRAGHDNQGLAGFINRTFDRLRAAYARSLDSAMGARRVVYMSWAVLSALALLMFTQSPQELAPNEDQGVIFGFVNTPSNSTIEQLTPAVREMNQSLMQMPESEYTFQITNPGGGFWGLGLKPWEERTRSVGEILAETQMRVNAIPGVQTFAIIPPALPGGGSFPVEFVIASTANTEELLGFAEQLQGKAAASGIFAFPPIIDVKLDQPQSRIELDREKVAQLGLNLGTVGQDLSAAVGGNFVNRFNISGRSYKVIPQVLRVSRLNPDQLKDIHVTGPDGQLVALSSIATIKDTVAPRSLNRFQQLNAVKLSGVAIRPLDEALTYLETEASRILPQGYRLDYTGESRQLRVEGNKFLPAFGLAVVLIFLVLAAQFNSFRDPFIILAGSVPLALFGALLTTFLKMPNPTMPYFTDSFTTTLNIYSQVGLVTLVGLIAKNGILIVDFANRLQEEGRSKLEAIKEASAGRLRPILMTTMATVAGHFPLVLVEGPGAAARNSIGLVLVTGMAIGTFFTLYFVPAIYLLIAKTRVVPANAQAASSPLIAEPATQQGA; this is translated from the coding sequence ATGAACTTCACCGCCCTCTTCATCAAGCGCCCCGTCGTGGCGCTGGTGGTCAACCTCCTGCTCATCATCGCGGGACTCCAGGCCATCCGCTCGCTCAACGTGCGGCAGTATCCGCAGAGCGAGAACGCCGACATCACCGTGACGACGGTCTACGTCGGCGCCAACGCGGACCTGGTCCGCGGCTTCATCACCACGCCGCTCGAGCGCGCCATCGCCTCGGCGGATGGCATCGACTATCTGGAGTCCCAGAGCACGCAGGGCGTGTCCATCATCCGTGCCCGGCTCAAGCTCAACTACGACTCCAACCGGGCCCTGAGCGAAATCAGCGCCAAGGTCGACCAGGTGCGCGGAGACCTGCCTCCCGAGGCCCAGGTCCCCGTGCTCAACATCGAGTCGGCGGAGAGCCAGGCCGCCGTGGCCTACCTCAGCTTCTCCTCCGAGTTCCTCAAGCAGCACGAAATCACCGACTACCTCACGCGCGTGGTGCAGCCCCGGCTGTCGTCCGTGACGGGCGTGCAGCGCGCGGACATCCTGGGCGCGCGCACGTTCGCCATGCGGGTGTGGATGAAGCCGGACCGGATGGCCGCGCTCAACATCAGCCCGGCGCAGGTGCGCCAGGCGCTGGCGGCCAACAACCACCTGGCGGCGGTGGGCCAGACGAAGGGCGCACTCGTCCAGGTGAACCTCACCACGGACACGGACCTGCACACGGTGGAGGAGTTCCGGCAGCTCATCGTGCGGCGCGAGGGTGACGCGGTGGTCCGGCTGTCGGACATCGCGGACGTGGTGCTCGGCGCCGAGGACTACGACAGCGACGTGGCCTTCGCCGGACAGACGGCCGTGTTCATCGGCATCTGGGTGCTCCCCCACTCCAACGCGCTGGACGTGCTCAAGGACGTCCGCGTGGAGATGGAGTCGCTCCAGCGCGAGCTGCCCAAGCAGCTCGAGGCGAAGATTGCCTTCGACGGCACCACGTACATCAGCAGCGCCATCGATGAGGTGGTGAAGACGCTGGTCGAGACGCTGGTCATCGTCGTCATCATCATCTTCCTGTTCCTGGGCTCGGTCCGCTCCATCCTGATTCCCATCGTGGCCATCCCCGTGTCGCTGATTGGCACGGTGTTCCTGATGCAGGTCTTCGGCTTCACGGTGAACCTGCTCACCTTGCTCGCCATCGTGTTGTCGGTGGGCCTGGTGGTGGATGACGCCATCGTCGTGGTGGAGAACGTGGAGCACCACCTGCGCGAGGGCCTGAGCCCCGTGGAGGCGGCGCTGAAGAGTGCCCGGGAGCTGGTGGGTCCCATCATCGCGATGACCGTCACCCTGGCCGCCGTCTACGCCCCCATCGCCTTCCAGGGCGGTCTGACGGGCTCGCTGTTCCGCGAGTTCGCGCTCACGCTGGCGGGCGCCGTCACACTCTCCGGTGTCGTGGCGCTGACGCTCTCCCCCATGATGTCCGCCTCGCTGCTGCGCGCGGGGCATGACAACCAGGGGCTGGCGGGCTTCATCAACCGCACCTTCGACCGTCTGCGGGCCGCCTACGCGCGCTCGCTGGACAGCGCGATGGGCGCGCGCCGGGTGGTCTACATGTCGTGGGCGGTGCTCAGCGCGCTGGCCCTGCTCATGTTCACCCAGTCGCCGCAGGAGCTGGCGCCCAACGAGGACCAGGGCGTCATCTTCGGCTTCGTCAACACACCGTCCAACTCCACCATCGAGCAGCTCACGCCGGCCGTCCGCGAGATGAACCAGTCGCTGATGCAGATGCCGGAGTCCGAGTACACGTTCCAGATCACCAACCCCGGCGGCGGGTTCTGGGGTCTGGGCCTCAAGCCGTGGGAGGAGCGCACGCGCTCGGTGGGAGAAATCCTGGCGGAGACGCAGATGCGGGTGAACGCGATTCCGGGCGTGCAGACCTTCGCCATCATCCCGCCGGCGCTGCCCGGTGGCGGCAGCTTCCCTGTGGAGTTCGTCATCGCCTCCACGGCGAACACGGAGGAGCTCCTGGGTTTCGCCGAGCAGCTCCAGGGCAAGGCGGCCGCGAGCGGCATCTTCGCCTTCCCGCCCATCATCGACGTGAAGCTGGACCAGCCGCAGTCCCGCATCGAGCTGGACCGCGAGAAGGTGGCGCAGCTCGGGTTGAACCTGGGGACGGTGGGCCAGGACCTGAGCGCGGCGGTGGGCGGCAACTTCGTCAACCGGTTCAACATCTCCGGGCGCAGCTACAAGGTCATCCCCCAGGTGCTGCGCGTGTCGCGGCTCAACCCCGACCAGCTCAAGGACATCCATGTCACCGGGCCGGACGGGCAGCTCGTGGCGCTGTCGTCCATCGCGACCATCAAGGACACGGTGGCGCCCCGCTCGCTCAACCGGTTCCAGCAGCTCAACGCCGTGAAGCTCAGCGGCGTGGCCATCCGGCCGCTGGATGAGGCGCTGACGTACCTGGAGACGGAGGCCTCGCGCATCCTGCCCCAGGGCTACCGGCTGGACTACACGGGTGAGTCGCGGCAGCTGCGCGTGGAGGGCAACAAGTTCCTCCCCGCGTTCGGCCTCGCGGTGGTGCTCATCTTCCTGGTGCTCGCGGCCCAGTTCAACAGCTTCAGGGACCCGTTCATCATCCTCGCGGGCTCCGTGCCGCTGGCGCTCTTCGGCGCGCTCCTGACGACGTTCCTGAAGATGCCGAACCCCACGATGCCGTACTTCACCGACAGCTTCACCACGACGCTGAACATCTACTCCCAGGTGGGTCTGGTGACGCTGGTGGGGCTCATCGCGAAGAACGGAATCCTCATCGTCGACTTCGCCAACCGGCTCCAGGAGGAAGGCCGGTCGAAGCTGGAGGCCATCAAGGAGGCGTCCGCGGGCCGCCTGCGTCCCATCCTCATGACGACCATGGCCACGGTGGCGGGCCACTTCCCGCTCGTCCTCGTGGAAGGCCCTGGCGCGGCGGCGCGCAACAGCATCGGCCTGGTGCTGGTGACGGGCATGGCCATCGGAACGTTCTTCACCCTGTACTTCGTGCCGGCCATCTACCTGCTCATCGCGAAGACGCGCGTGGTCCCCGCGAATGCGCAGGCGGCCTCCAGCCCGCTCATCGCGGAGCCGGCCACGCAGCAAGGGGCCTGA
- a CDS encoding thiolase family protein, giving the protein MAEAFIVDAVRTPIGRFRGALKSVRPDDLAAHVLRAVLQRNALDGARVDEVFLGCANQAGEDNRNVARMALLLAGLPITVPGVTVNRLCASGLEAVIQGCRMIQMGEADIVLAGGVESMTRAPWSMPKPEEGFPSGKVEAWDTALGWRYPNPRLAHLFPLEQMGETAENVAQKWGISREAQDGYALASHRKAVSAQTVGAFAGELVAVEVAQPKGPAVRVEADEGPRADSTLEKLSTLKPAFRPGGSVTAGNSSTLNDGASALLLMSEKALRETGARPMARYVSSASIGVDPRYMGVGPVPATRKALARAGWSMDSVDLVELNEAFAAQALACLKDLELPPERVNVHGGGIALGHPLGSSGARILTTLVHALKRQDARRGLATLCVGVGQGLAMAVERDS; this is encoded by the coding sequence ATGGCCGAGGCCTTCATCGTCGACGCGGTCCGTACTCCCATCGGCAGGTTCCGGGGCGCCCTCAAGAGCGTCCGGCCCGATGACCTGGCCGCGCACGTCCTGCGCGCCGTCCTCCAGCGCAATGCCCTGGACGGCGCGCGCGTAGACGAGGTGTTCCTCGGCTGCGCCAATCAGGCGGGCGAGGACAACCGCAACGTGGCGCGCATGGCGCTGCTGCTCGCGGGACTTCCCATCACCGTGCCCGGTGTCACCGTCAACCGGCTGTGCGCCAGCGGCCTGGAGGCCGTCATCCAGGGCTGCCGCATGATTCAGATGGGCGAGGCGGACATCGTGCTCGCGGGCGGCGTCGAGTCCATGACCCGCGCCCCCTGGTCCATGCCCAAGCCCGAGGAGGGCTTCCCCTCAGGCAAGGTGGAGGCGTGGGACACCGCGCTGGGCTGGCGCTATCCCAATCCGCGCCTTGCCCACCTGTTCCCGCTGGAGCAGATGGGGGAGACGGCGGAGAACGTCGCGCAGAAGTGGGGCATCTCCCGCGAAGCGCAGGATGGCTACGCGCTCGCCTCTCATCGCAAGGCGGTGTCCGCCCAGACCGTCGGCGCCTTCGCGGGGGAGCTCGTCGCGGTGGAGGTGGCTCAACCCAAGGGGCCCGCCGTGCGCGTGGAGGCCGATGAGGGACCGCGCGCGGACTCGACCCTGGAGAAGCTCTCCACGCTGAAGCCCGCCTTCCGGCCCGGGGGCAGCGTGACGGCGGGCAACTCCTCCACGCTCAACGACGGCGCCTCCGCGCTCCTGCTGATGAGCGAGAAGGCGCTGCGCGAGACGGGGGCCCGGCCGATGGCCCGCTATGTGAGCAGCGCGAGCATCGGCGTGGACCCGCGCTACATGGGCGTGGGTCCCGTGCCCGCCACCCGCAAGGCCCTGGCACGCGCGGGCTGGAGCATGGACTCCGTGGACCTGGTGGAGCTCAACGAGGCCTTCGCCGCGCAGGCGCTGGCCTGTCTCAAGGACCTCGAGCTTCCTCCGGAGCGCGTCAACGTCCATGGCGGAGGCATCGCCCTGGGCCATCCGCTGGGCTCCAGCGGTGCGCGCATCCTCACCACGCTGGTGCACGCGCTGAAGCGACAGGACGCGCGGCGGGGGCTCGCGACGTTGTGTGTCGGCGTGGGCCAGGGGCTCGCCATGGCCGTGGAGCGCGACTCATGA
- a CDS encoding acyl-CoA thioesterase, with the protein MTAESETSPQRIAPGLITEARLIEMVFPEQTNHYGTLFGGQALALMDKAAFIVASRYARRTVVTASSERVDFHVPVREGQLVELVTRIISTGRTSMTVEVDLFAEDLLTGDRQLGTRGRFVLVALDAHGKPTHVPPLPTSQVAPSGG; encoded by the coding sequence ATGACCGCCGAGTCCGAGACCTCTCCCCAGCGAATCGCCCCAGGGCTCATCACCGAAGCCCGTCTCATCGAGATGGTCTTCCCCGAGCAGACCAACCACTACGGCACCCTCTTCGGCGGCCAGGCCCTGGCCCTCATGGACAAGGCCGCCTTCATCGTGGCGTCCCGCTATGCCCGCAGGACGGTGGTCACCGCGAGCAGCGAGCGCGTCGACTTCCACGTCCCCGTGCGCGAGGGGCAGCTCGTGGAGCTCGTCACCCGCATCATCTCCACGGGGCGCACCTCCATGACGGTGGAGGTGGACCTCTTCGCGGAGGACCTCCTCACCGGAGACCGGCAGCTCGGGACGCGGGGACGCTTCGTGCTCGTCGCGCTCGACGCCCACGGCAAGCCCACACACGTGCCGCCCCTGCCCACCTCCCAGGTGGCTCCCTCCGGAGGCTGA
- a CDS encoding efflux RND transporter periplasmic adaptor subunit, translated as MRAPATSPSDEVVSPSKRPPSRVKRWVVGILLLLGVIAVLAGIKAAQIGAMIKAGESYAPPPESVTSVTATAVDWQATQRAVGTVVALRGVTLGAELPGIVRDIGFQDGATVKKGQVLVQLDISSEAAQLAGAEADAELARLTHARAKSLRDQGANTPQELEAATARATQTQAQVAHLRTLIAKKSIRAPFDGRVGIRQVELGQVISPGNSVATLHTVDPVLAEFQVPQQLLADVKAGQKVRMRVDVFPQDTWEGTLTTINPEVERSSRNVRMRATVPNTDGRLLPGMFANIDVVADTSRQVVAVPATAVLFAPYGDSVYVLVEGKDPTGKATLVANQQFVRLGERRGDFVEVLSGLKAGDTVVSSGVFKLRNGMSVVVNNALAPSTELAPQPVNP; from the coding sequence ATGCGTGCACCCGCCACGTCCCCGTCCGACGAAGTCGTCTCGCCCTCGAAGCGCCCTCCCAGCCGCGTGAAGCGCTGGGTCGTGGGCATCCTGCTCCTCCTGGGAGTCATCGCCGTGCTCGCGGGCATCAAGGCCGCCCAGATTGGAGCGATGATCAAGGCGGGCGAGTCCTACGCCCCGCCTCCCGAATCAGTGACGTCCGTCACCGCCACCGCCGTCGACTGGCAGGCGACACAGCGTGCGGTGGGCACCGTGGTCGCGCTCCGCGGCGTCACGCTGGGCGCCGAGCTGCCCGGCATCGTCCGTGACATCGGCTTCCAGGATGGCGCGACGGTGAAGAAGGGCCAGGTCCTCGTCCAGCTCGACATCTCCAGCGAGGCGGCGCAGCTCGCCGGCGCGGAGGCCGACGCGGAGCTCGCCCGGCTGACCCACGCCCGCGCGAAGTCGCTGCGCGACCAGGGCGCCAACACGCCGCAGGAGCTGGAGGCGGCCACCGCTCGCGCCACCCAGACGCAGGCCCAGGTCGCCCACCTGCGCACCCTCATCGCCAAGAAGTCCATCCGCGCTCCGTTCGACGGCCGGGTCGGCATCCGGCAGGTGGAGCTGGGCCAGGTCATCTCCCCGGGCAACTCCGTCGCCACCCTCCACACCGTGGACCCCGTCCTCGCGGAGTTCCAGGTTCCGCAGCAGCTGCTCGCGGACGTGAAGGCCGGCCAGAAGGTGCGCATGCGCGTGGATGTGTTCCCCCAGGACACCTGGGAAGGAACCCTCACGACCATCAACCCGGAGGTGGAGCGCTCCTCCCGAAACGTGCGCATGCGTGCGACGGTTCCCAACACGGACGGGCGCCTGCTGCCGGGCATGTTCGCCAACATCGACGTGGTCGCCGATACCAGCCGCCAGGTGGTGGCGGTGCCCGCGACGGCGGTGCTCTTCGCCCCGTACGGCGACTCCGTCTATGTGCTCGTGGAGGGCAAGGACCCCACGGGCAAGGCCACCCTCGTCGCCAACCAGCAGTTCGTGCGGCTGGGTGAGCGCCGGGGTGACTTCGTGGAGGTCCTCTCGGGCCTGAAGGCGGGCGACACCGTGGTGAGCAGCGGCGTGTTCAAGCTGCGCAACGGCATGTCCGTCGTCGTCAACAACGCGCTGGCACCGTCGACCGAGCTCGCCCCGCAGCCGGTGAACCCGTAA
- a CDS encoding cytochrome B6 gives MEPSLFDRPHIAIAVMGLLLMDSGAVQAQEPPTPPARGATSYMPVDQTEPFAQVMARMKADKPKVTARHQQLLNQRYDLSNRPAQGVTMSRGKPVQEGVRVKLPQGVTWASLAAMTPEAVREKGFFPGGFMPLPHPNHPEGGMLFPKFHIDEIKRQEGRDLTRFDLDFDLPDHVLPEFPPPIFLTTRPDLGDVSQGKVVTIMNHQELFNGLLNPKQLEGLRLLVTPFPQQQFNQTADRRSELASRGVTCFDCHVNGHSNGSTHLVGDIRPQEFRHRIDTPTLRGVNIQRLFGSQRALKTVEDFTEFEQRAAYFDGDPVIATKKGVNILERGSQVHFMAEFEALLDFPPAPKLRVVDGKLDPKKATESEMRGQNLFFGKAQCSVCHTPPYYTDNLMHNLKTERFYKPRVVNGAMMGADGPIKTFPLRGIKESPPYLHDGRLLTLEDTVEFFNIVLETRLSDQEKKDLVAFMRVL, from the coding sequence ATGGAGCCGTCTCTGTTCGACCGTCCGCATATCGCAATCGCTGTCATGGGGCTGCTCTTGATGGACTCTGGAGCCGTCCAGGCTCAGGAGCCCCCTACACCTCCGGCGCGCGGCGCCACCAGCTACATGCCCGTGGACCAGACGGAGCCCTTCGCCCAGGTCATGGCCCGGATGAAGGCCGACAAGCCGAAGGTCACCGCGCGCCACCAACAGCTCCTCAATCAGCGCTACGACCTCTCGAACCGGCCGGCCCAGGGCGTCACCATGAGCCGCGGCAAGCCCGTGCAGGAGGGCGTGCGCGTCAAGCTCCCACAAGGTGTCACCTGGGCGAGCCTGGCCGCCATGACGCCGGAGGCGGTGCGCGAGAAGGGCTTCTTCCCCGGCGGCTTCATGCCCCTGCCCCATCCGAACCATCCGGAAGGCGGCATGCTCTTCCCCAAGTTCCACATCGATGAAATCAAGCGGCAGGAGGGGCGGGACCTCACGCGCTTCGACCTGGACTTCGACCTGCCGGACCACGTCCTGCCGGAGTTCCCGCCGCCCATCTTCCTCACCACGCGGCCGGACCTGGGCGACGTGTCCCAGGGCAAGGTCGTCACCATCATGAACCACCAGGAGCTGTTCAACGGCCTCCTGAATCCCAAGCAACTGGAGGGCCTGCGGCTGCTCGTCACGCCCTTTCCCCAGCAGCAGTTCAACCAGACCGCGGACCGCCGCTCGGAGCTCGCCAGCCGGGGCGTGACGTGCTTCGACTGCCACGTCAACGGCCACTCCAATGGCTCCACCCACCTGGTGGGAGACATCCGGCCCCAGGAGTTCCGCCACCGCATCGACACGCCCACGCTGCGCGGGGTGAACATCCAGCGCCTGTTCGGCTCGCAGCGGGCCCTCAAGACGGTGGAGGACTTCACCGAGTTCGAGCAGCGCGCGGCCTACTTCGACGGGGACCCGGTCATCGCCACCAAGAAGGGCGTCAACATCCTCGAGCGCGGCAGCCAGGTGCACTTCATGGCGGAGTTCGAGGCGCTGCTGGACTTCCCTCCGGCCCCCAAGCTGCGCGTCGTCGACGGGAAGCTGGACCCGAAGAAGGCCACTGAGTCGGAGATGCGCGGGCAGAACCTCTTCTTCGGCAAGGCGCAGTGCTCCGTGTGCCACACGCCGCCGTATTACACGGACAACCTGATGCACAACCTGAAGACGGAGCGCTTCTACAAGCCGCGCGTGGTGAACGGGGCGATGATGGGCGCCGATGGCCCCATCAAGACCTTCCCCCTGCGCGGCATCAAGGAGAGCCCGCCGTACCTGCACGACGGACGCCTCCTGACGCTGGAGGACACCGTCGAGTTCTTCAACATCGTGTTGGAGACCCGGCTCAGTGACCAGGAGAAGAAGGACCTGGTCGCCTTCATGCGCGTGCTCTGA
- a CDS encoding CoA-transferase subunit beta, with protein sequence MATEALTGPTASERMAHRAAQELRDGDVTFVGIGLPNLACNLARATHAPGLFMIYESGAVGAIPERLPVSIGDPSLVTDSLAVVGQADIFQCMLQRGLIEVGFLGGAQVDRWGNINTTVIGDYAHPKIRLPGSGGACEIAVHARRLLIIMRMSKRTFVETCDFVTSPGHRVNGKRREELGMPGGGPTRIITDLGVLDFDATGEAVLAEVYPGVTPEQVQQACGWSLRVAPTLRLATEPDASVLRLLREKLDPKRLYL encoded by the coding sequence ATGGCTACTGAGGCACTGACCGGACCCACCGCGTCCGAGCGCATGGCCCACCGCGCCGCGCAGGAGCTGCGGGACGGAGACGTCACCTTCGTGGGCATCGGGCTGCCCAACCTCGCGTGCAACCTGGCACGGGCGACACATGCGCCGGGCCTGTTCATGATCTACGAGTCCGGCGCCGTGGGCGCCATCCCGGAGCGGCTGCCCGTGTCCATCGGCGACCCGTCGCTGGTGACGGACTCGCTGGCGGTGGTGGGGCAAGCGGACATCTTCCAGTGCATGCTCCAGCGCGGGCTCATCGAGGTGGGCTTCCTGGGCGGCGCCCAGGTGGACCGGTGGGGGAACATCAACACCACCGTCATCGGCGACTACGCCCACCCGAAAATCCGGCTGCCCGGCAGTGGCGGCGCGTGTGAAATCGCCGTCCACGCGCGGCGGCTGCTCATCATCATGCGCATGAGCAAGCGCACGTTCGTGGAGACGTGCGACTTCGTCACCAGCCCGGGCCACCGGGTGAACGGCAAGCGCCGCGAGGAGCTGGGCATGCCGGGCGGCGGGCCCACGCGCATCATCACCGACCTGGGCGTGCTCGACTTCGACGCCACGGGGGAGGCGGTGCTCGCCGAGGTGTACCCAGGCGTCACGCCCGAGCAGGTCCAACAGGCGTGCGGCTGGTCCCTGCGAGTCGCCCCGACGCTGCGCCTGGCCACCGAGCCCGATGCCTCCGTGCTGCGACTGCTGCGCGAGAAGCTCGACCCCAAGCGCCTCTACCTCTAG
- a CDS encoding glycosyltransferase family 4 protein, which translates to MVTSPPRIAFAIETTLGNAVFLQNLKRAMSQRTDIEPVWLPIDEHADDMWEHLPLVRSRLSLRGGLRARSALQRATEQGVIQAAVVHTQRMAHLVHDFMNRVPSVISTDATPSGLETYLRYYGLRSQHAGWVGRAKNALHRRTYAVAKGMLSFSEFTKRSLVEEYGVPGSRVHVAWPSVDTDLWRPNPGRKAGDGLVRLLFVGGDLDRKGGLLLLRWARETRLRGWRLDLVTSQTFEAPPGVHVHVGLKPNSPELIGLAQAADLFVLPTMADMSSWAIAEAKAAGVAVVTTPMGGVGELVRDGVDGRIVPVGDYAALASVLDGLVARPEALRAMGQEARRMAEERMDLRTTCDRMISFIREVTGV; encoded by the coding sequence ATGGTGACGTCTCCCCCTCGCATCGCGTTCGCCATCGAGACCACGCTCGGCAACGCCGTCTTCCTCCAGAACCTCAAGCGCGCGATGTCGCAACGCACGGACATCGAGCCGGTGTGGCTGCCCATCGACGAACACGCGGACGACATGTGGGAGCACTTGCCGCTGGTGCGCTCGCGCCTGTCGCTGCGAGGAGGGCTGCGCGCGCGCTCCGCGCTCCAGCGCGCGACGGAGCAGGGCGTGATTCAAGCCGCCGTCGTCCACACGCAGCGCATGGCGCACCTGGTCCATGACTTCATGAACCGGGTGCCCAGCGTGATTTCCACCGACGCCACCCCCAGCGGCCTGGAGACGTACCTGCGCTACTACGGGCTGCGCTCGCAGCACGCGGGCTGGGTGGGCCGGGCCAAGAACGCGCTCCACCGCCGCACCTACGCCGTGGCGAAGGGCATGCTGTCGTTCTCCGAGTTCACCAAGCGCTCGCTCGTCGAGGAGTACGGCGTCCCGGGCTCGCGCGTCCACGTCGCCTGGCCCAGCGTGGACACGGACTTGTGGCGTCCGAATCCGGGACGAAAGGCGGGCGATGGCCTGGTGCGCCTGCTCTTCGTGGGAGGAGACCTGGACCGCAAGGGCGGCCTGCTGCTCCTGCGCTGGGCCCGCGAGACGCGCCTGCGGGGCTGGCGGCTGGACCTGGTGACATCCCAGACCTTCGAGGCACCTCCGGGTGTCCACGTCCACGTCGGCCTGAAGCCCAACTCGCCCGAGCTGATTGGCCTGGCCCAGGCCGCCGACCTGTTCGTGCTGCCCACCATGGCGGACATGTCGTCATGGGCCATCGCCGAGGCCAAGGCCGCGGGCGTCGCGGTGGTGACCACGCCCATGGGCGGCGTGGGCGAGCTGGTGCGCGATGGCGTGGATGGCCGCATCGTCCCCGTGGGGGACTACGCGGCGCTCGCGAGCGTGCTGGATGGACTGGTGGCCAGGCCCGAGGCCTTGCGTGCGATGGGCCAGGAGGCCCGCCGCATGGCCGAGGAGCGCATGGACCTGCGCACCACGTGTGATCGGATGATCAGCTTCATCCGCGAAGTGACGGGCGTCTGA